The stretch of DNA CCCCTGTTAAACGATATTCAATGTTAACTACATTAATTCTTGATCGATTTCGATTTCTAAAATCTGTAAAATGAGTAATAATGAACTATTTTTAGCCCAAATTGGAAACAAGATCATCGCCTCCGCAAAACCAGCAAAGAATTATTCAACAACCCCCGACGCAAATCAGCCAACCTGAACAAAACCAAAACAATCCTACTATGCCTTCTGCTTGGCAATCATTGACTACGCCTAGTGCTACCGTTGCCAACTATTTGTCCCATTTGCCGTCGTCCACTTTACCATTAAGCATCCATCATTTTTTGAAGTATTCTTCGGAaaatttgaagaaagaaaatatcCAGCAGCTTAATATTCCTAATAATACAGATAACAATTTGATTCAGAATAATTCGTTAAATTTAAATCTAAATACAAGTTTTGGGTCTACCGTGAATAATTTGGCGACTAATAGTTTGAATACTTTAAACACTTTGAACACCGGTCAAATTCAGAATGTCGCACagacgaagaaaaagaagaaaaaagttgAGAAAGAAAGGAAGCCCAGACCTAAACCAGGTGAGTCTTATATAGGTTCAGTAAATATGTTATATTCAGTATTATCATATTATTAAGAATAAGATCGAAAATGCCTTTTTATGTAATCACAATGTGCTTTAATAGTTTAAGCTAAATTTAagttgatttgtaaaaaaatggcaAGTCCGTAAataaacattacattacattacattacagtacattacattacattacattaccttacattacattacattacattatattacAAGACCGTTATATAAATAAAATGCAAAATTGTTTTAGGTGAAATTCGTCTTACAACAGCCCTAGACGGCTCGACTCTCTACTGTTGCCCCGAGTGCCACATGGCTTACCCAGAAAAAGAATTACTAGAGCAGCATTTGGTAGGCCACACGCTGGAAAGACGTTTCGTGTGTGACATTTGCGGTGCCGGTCTAAAAAGGAAAGACCATTTAACCAGGCACAAGCAGTCTCACAATCCGGAACGACCCTACGTGTGTACGGTGTGCCTCAAGGCGTTTAAAAGGAAGGAACAGCTCACACTCCATTTTGTTATACATTCGGGAGAAAAGAGGCATCTATGTCCAGAGTGTGGAAAGGGATTTTACAGGAAGGATCATCTGAGAAAGCATACCAGGTCGCATATTGCTAGGAGAGTCAAAGCAGAACTGTCGCAACAAAGTAAGTACTAGTGTTAATTCTGATGAATTATCTATTGATTTGGACAGCAATTTTTGAAAATCCGACTAAGATTTTTCCGACATGTACGCGATTGAAAGTAATCTTACTTCCGCTGTTGCAAGatcattaaaaataaactttaagacaaaagtaagtttattcttctgaagctattttcttgtggcatcttaaagtaattactattttaatgggaataagccacaattgaagtttaaaataaatttattgacgtttcaatttccactttggaaatcattctcaaaatacattaataaattaaacaaattttgttttctttttgtttctttttgttcttcttaaaaaagtttaattaagtTTGAAATTAGCAGAcatcagtggcggctggtgtggcaaaattttgggtaggccaagccagcaaattacatatagctatgtgtaatcagtggcggatccgGAGGGAGGTGTCACGGGGTCATGGAGTTATGACCCCCgcttaaaaatatttcaaaacccacttatcctattggtgtTAAGACCAAAAGTGACCTTGCTTCAaagaaaagtaatcaccctcaagatccatgacctcccCA from Diabrotica undecimpunctata isolate CICGRU chromosome 4, icDiaUnde3, whole genome shotgun sequence encodes:
- the LOC140440216 gene encoding uncharacterized protein — translated: MNFPSFGGHFATALPTIHQFAAKFSQGNATTPLCPPPETNQRYTANGIPSFTQHHHANPQQMLSTVNSSKFQTNYINQTIYTQSSSNGHDKRQNFEPQELAQELCAVMLQQGQQHQEKQKEKPKLETRSSPPQNQQRIIQQPPTQISQPEQNQNNPTMPSAWQSLTTPSATVANYLSHLPSSTLPLSIHHFLKYSSENLKKENIQQLNIPNNTDNNLIQNNSLNLNLNTSFGSTVNNLATNSLNTLNTLNTGQIQNVAQTKKKKKKVEKERKPRPKPGEIRLTTALDGSTLYCCPECHMAYPEKELLEQHLVGHTLERRFVCDICGAGLKRKDHLTRHKQSHNPERPYVCTVCLKAFKRKEQLTLHFVIHSGEKRHLCPECGKGFYRKDHLRKHTRSHIARRVKAELSQQSTTSQALHLQVPAPIASNNMTISSCILP